The following nucleotide sequence is from Pseudomonas sp. RC10.
CGCCAAAAGCCGTTTTCAGGTGTGCTTCTGGATGTTGCAGCGTTCGAACGCTACTCTCAAGCGCATCTAAAAAAACGATACACATGCCTGACATTGCAAAAAACACAGGGGCCGGTTTCGCATGATGACGCTTCGTCAGATCCGCCATTTCATCGCTGTGGCCGAAACCGGCTCGATTTCAGCCGCCGCTCAGGCGGTTTTCATTTCCCAATCGACCCTGACGCTCGCCATCCAGCAACTGGAGGAAGACATCGGCGTCAGCCTGTTCAGTCGGCACGCCAAGGGCATGACGCTGACCCACCAAGGGCATCAGTTCTTGCGCCAGGCGCACTTGATCCTCGCGACGGTGGAAAACGCCAAACGCAGCCTGCAACAAGGCGCGGATCAGGTGGCCGGGCAACTGGTGGTCGGCGTGACGAGCCTGGTGGCGGGCTATTACCTCGCCGACCTGCTGACCCGCTTTCAGCGCGCTTACCCCAACGTCGACATTCGGGTGATGGAGGATGAACGGCCTTACATTGAGCATCTGCTGGTCAGCGGCGAGATCGACGTGGGGGTACTGATTCTCTCCAACCTCGAAGACCGGCATGCGTTGCAAACCGAAGTGCTGACCCACTCGCCCCACCGCCTGTGGCTGCCCGCCCAGCACCCGTTGCTGGACCACGACAACATTCATCTGGCCGACGTGGCGTGCGAGCCGCTGATTCAGTTGAACGTC
It contains:
- a CDS encoding LysR family transcriptional regulator; this encodes MMTLRQIRHFIAVAETGSISAAAQAVFISQSTLTLAIQQLEEDIGVSLFSRHAKGMTLTHQGHQFLRQAHLILATVENAKRSLQQGADQVAGQLVVGVTSLVAGYYLADLLTRFQRAYPNVDIRVMEDERPYIEHLLVSGEIDVGVLILSNLEDRHALQTEVLTHSPHRLWLPAQHPLLDHDNIHLADVACEPLIQLNVDEMGVNAQRIWSRAGLQPKVTLRTASTEAVRSLVAAGLGVSIQPDMTYRPWSLEGDIIEARPIADLTQTLDIGLAWRRGTARPSLVDPFLSVAREQPHPGRRPSI